A genomic window from Solanum stenotomum isolate F172 chromosome 10, ASM1918654v1, whole genome shotgun sequence includes:
- the LOC125841974 gene encoding FT-interacting protein 3 — translation MILNNLKLGVEVVGAHNLLPKDGQGSSSSFVELYFDGQRFRTTIKEKDLSPVWNETFYFNISDPSNLHMLTLDAYVYNNIRASQSRSFLGKITINGTSFVPYSDAVVLHYPLEKRSIFSRVRGELGLKVYVIDDPSIKSSTPISAVNDTQVHSHSAQTPAPKIPRSEVRHTFHHLPNPNHPQQQQQQAPAVPVPHQGARYIPEEMKVPEPQPPPQLVRMHSATMAQPVDYALKETSPFLGGGRVVGGRVIRTDRMSGCTYDLVEKMHFLFVRVVKARELPAMDITGSVDPYVEVRIGNYKGITKHIEKNQNPMWNVVFAFSRERMQASVLEVVVKDKDLVKDDFVGLCRFDLNEVPMRVPPDSPLAPEWYRLADKKGEKIKGELMLAVWIGTQADEAYPDAWHSDAALSVDTVASTLIRSKVYHAPRLWYVRVNVVEAQDLVPTDKTRFPDTYVKAQIGNQVLKTKPVQARTFNPLWNEDLLFVAAEPFEDNLVLTVEDRVAPGKDEIIGRVIIPLSMVEKRADDRMIHSRWFNLEKPVIVDIDQLKKEKFSSRLHLRVCLDGGYHVLDESTHYSSDLRPTAKQLWRPPIGVLELGVLNAVGLHPMKTRDGKGTSDTYCVAKYGHKWIRTRTVVDNLCPKYNEQYTWEVFDPATVLTVGVFDNTQLGEKGSNGTKDLKVGKVRIRISTLETGRVYTHSYPLLVLHPTGVKKMGELHLAIRFTCTSFANMLYKYSCPLLPKMHYVRPFTVMQLDMLRHQAVNIVAMRLGRAEPPLRKEVVEYMSDVDSHLWSMRRSKANFFRLMSIFTGLFAAGKWFGDICMWKNPITTVLVHVLFLMLVSFPELILPTVFLYMFLIGVWNYRYRPRYPPHMNTKLSQAESVHPDELDEEFDTFPTSRSPELVRMRYDRLRSVAGRIQTVVGDVATQGERLQSLLSWRDPRATALFVTFCLVAALAMYVTPFQVIAALIGIFMMRHPRFRHRLPSVPANFFRRLPARTDSML, via the coding sequence ATGATCTTAAACAATCTGAAGCTAggtgttgaagttgttggtgcACATAACCTTTTGCCGAAAGATGGTCAAGGTTCTTCGAGTTCTTTTGTGGAACTTTACTTTGATGGTCAGAGGTTCCGCACTACCATCAAGGAAAAAGATCTGAGTCCTGTGTGGAATGAAACATTCTACTTCAACATCTCTGACCCTTCCAACCTCCATATGCTAACTCTTGACGCCTATGTCTATAACAATATTCGAGCTTCTCAGTCCAGGTCCTTTCTTGGAAAGATTACTATCAATGGGACTTCCTTTGTACCTTATTCGGATGCTGTTGTCTTGCATTATCCTCTTGAGAAGCGCAGTATCTTCTCACGTGTGAGGGGAGAGCTTGGTCTTAAAGTGTATGTTATTGACGATCCGTCCATAAAGTCCTCTACGCCTATTTCCGCAGTCAATGATACTCAGGTTCACAGCCATTCAGCTCAAACTCCAGCTCCGAAAATTCCTAGATCTGAAGTGAGACACACCTTCCATCATCTTCCCAATCCAAATCACCCacagcagcagcaacaacaagCTCCTGCTGTTCCTGTGCCTCATCAAGGAGCAAGATACATACCTGAGGAAATGAAGGTTCCAGAACCACAGCCTCCACCACAGCTCGTTCGGATGCATTCTGCCACAATGGCACAACCCGTTGATTATGCACTTAAGGAAACAAGCCCATTCCTTGGAGGGGGTAGAGTTGTGGGTGGTCGTGTTATTCGTACAGACAGGATGTCTGGTTGTACTTATGATCTTGTTGAGAAAATGCACTTCCTTTTTGTTAGAGTTGTTAAGGCTCGTGAGCTTCCTGCGATGGATATTACAGGGAGTGTGGATCCTTACGTTGAAGTCAGGATTGGGAATTACAAAGGAATTACAAAGCACATTGAGAAAAATCAAAATCCTATGTGGAATGTAGTATTCGCCTTTTCTCGGGAGAGGATGCAGGCATCCGTGCTTGAAGTTGTTGTCAAAGACAAGGACCTTGTCAAAGATGATTTCGTAGGCCTGTGCAGATTTGACCTCAATGAAGTCCCCATGCGTGTGCCACCAGATAGTCCTCTAGCTCCAGAGTGGTACAGGCTTGCAGATAAGAAAGGAGAGAAGATAAAGGGGGAGCTCATGCTTGCTGTCTGGATCGGTACCCAAGCAGACGAAGCGTATCCTGATGCATGGCATTCTGATGCAGCTCTATCCGTTGACACAGTTGCATCCACTCTTATACGTTCAAAAGTCTATCATGCACCCCGGTTATGGTATGTCCGTGTTAATGTTGTCGAGGCACAAGACTTGGTGCCAACGGACAAAACTCGTTTCCCCGACACTTATGTGAAAGCACAAATAGGAAACCAAGTTTTGAAAACTAAGCCAGTTCAGGCTCGAACGTTCAATCCTCTTTGGAATGAAGATCTCTTGTTTGTTGCTGCAGAGCCATTTGAAGACAACCTTGTCCTCACAGTAGAGGATCGTGTGGCTCCAGGGAAAGACGAGATCATTGGGAGGGTCATCATCCCTTTAAGCATGGTAGAGAAGCGTGCTGACGATAGAATGATCCATTCTCGTTGGTTTAATCTGGAAAAGCCTGTGATTGTGGATATTGATCAACTTAAGAAGGAGAAATTCTCGAGCAGACTTCACCTTCGAGTCTGTCTTGATGGAGGCTATCATGTCCTTGACGAATCCACTCATTACAGTAGTGATCTTCGCCCAACTGCAAAGCAACTGTGGAGGCCACCAATTGGGGTTCTTGAACTCGGAGTCTTAAATGCTGTGGGACTTCATCCTATGAAAACACGAGATGGAAAGGGGACATCAGATACATATTGTGTAGCAAAGTATGGTCATAAATGGATTCGAACTCGAACAGTTGTTGATAACCTCTGCCCAAAGTACAATGAGCAGTACACTTGGGAGGTTTTTGATCCAGCTACAGTTCTCACAGTTGGTGTGTTCGACAACACCCAACTTGGAGAAAAAGGTTCAAATGGTACCAAAGACCTAAAGGTCGGAAAGGTAAGAATTCGTATCTCAACACTTGAAACAGGCAGAGTTTACACACATTCATATCCGTTGCTGGTCCTTCATCCTACTGGTGTTAAGAAGATGGGAGAGCTGCATTTGGCTATACGTTTTACGTGCACATCATTTGCTAACATGCTGTACAAATACTCGTGTCCTCTTTTGCCAAAAATGCATTATGTAAGGCCTTTCACTGTGATGCAACTTGACATGCTAAGACACCAAGCGGTCAACATAGTGGCAATGCGGCTGGGACGAGCAGAACCCCCGTTGAGGAAGGAGGTGGTTGAGTACATGTCTGATGTAGACTCACACCTATGGAGCATGAGACGTAGCAAGGCAAATTTTTTCCGCCTGATGTCTATTTTCACGGGATTATTCGCAGCAGGCAAATGGTTCGGAGATATCTGCATGTGGAAGAACCCGATCACAACAGTCCTTGTGCACGTTCTCTTCCTTATGCTCGTGTCATTTCCTGAGCTTATTTTACCAACTGTTTTCCTTTACATGTTTCTAATAGGAGTGTGGAATTACCGTTACCGGCCTAGGTACCCTCCTCACATGAACACAAAGTTATCACAAGCTGAGTCAGTGCACCCTGACGAGCTTGATGAAGAGTTTGACACGTTCCCAACTAGTCGTAGCCCTGAATTGGTGAGAATGAGGTATGATCGTCTAAGGAGCGTGGCTGGACGGATTCAAACTGTTGTTGGTGACGTTGCAACACAAGGCGAGCGCCTCCAGTCACTGCTGAGCTGGCGTGATCCCCGTGCCACAGCCCTTTTTGTCACATTTTGCCTTGTTGCTGCTCTGGCCATGTATGTGACACCATTTCAGGTAATTGCTGCCCTGATAGGCATTTTCATGATGAGACATCCAAGATTTCGCCATAGGTTGCCTTCTGTGCCTGCCAACTTCTTCCGCCGACTGCCTGCTAGGACAGATAGTATGTTGTAA
- the LOC125842101 gene encoding AT-hook motif nuclear-localized protein 5-like, protein MDGREGMVLSGGAAYYLNRGISGSGSGVGGGSGAPTRVTTPPSYKSLSNPNISVQSNVGGGGTLSSTYQVVENPSPHFSHGINMSVASSVSPGSDPVKKKRGRPRKYGPDGSKMSLGLSPLSSTPSTGSITPGPKRAKGRPPGSGWKQKLAPLGEWMNTSAGLAFTPHVIHISVGEDVAAKLLAFAEQRPRALCVLSASGSLSAVTLRPPTSSGSTVTYEGRFEILCLSGSYLVSESGGPRDRTGGISISVSSPDGHVLGGAVGGRLIATSPVQVVVCSFVYGPKVKSKPETSTKGSEEESAEKSSIPVNATLSQDPTSNSATGIWPPISRPELRNSQPEIDLTRG, encoded by the exons TAGTGGGTCTGGTTCTGGTGTTGGTGGTGGGTCTGGGGCACCTACAAGGGTAACTACCCCACCTAGTTATAAGTCCCTCTCAAACCCCAACATTTCAGTTCAGTCCAATGTAGGGGGAGGAGGTACTTTGAGTTCTACATACCAAGTCGTTGAGAACCCATCACCTCATTTTTCTCATGGTATTAATATGAGTGTGGCATCTAGTGTTTCACCTGGTAGTGATCCAGTGAAAAAGAAGAGAGGGAGGCCAAGGAAATATGGTCCTGATGGGTCCAAAATGTCATTAGGACTGTCACCTTTGTCCTCTACTCCTTCAACTGGTTCAATTACTCCCGGGCCTAAGCGGGCCAAGGGCCGACCTCCTGGAAGTGGATGGAAGCAAAAATTAGCTCCACTTG GCGAATGGATGAATACTTCAGCAGGATTGGCTTTTACCCCTCATGTTATACACATCAGTGTAGGAGAG GATGTTGCGGCAAAATTACTGGCGTTTGCAGAGCAGAGGCCTAGGGCTTTATGTGTCTTATCAGCTAGCGGATCACTTTCTGCAGTAACATTACGGCCTCCTACAAGTTCTGGTTCGACTGTCACCTATGAG GGTCGTTTTGAGATACTTTGCTTGTCTGGATCCTACTTGGTCTCTGAAAGTGGTGGTCCACGTGATCGCACGGGTGGTATAAGTATATCAGTTAGTAGCCCTGATGGGCATGTACTCGGGGGTGCTGTTGGTGGTAGGCTCATTGCAACCAGCCCTGTACAG GTGGTTGTGTGCAGCTTTGTATATGGTCCCAAGGTAAAGAGCAAACCAGAAACTAGTACCAAAGGCAGCGAGGAAGAATCTGCTGAAAAGTCATCTATACCAGTTAATGCTACTCTGAGTCAAGATCCAACTTCAAATTCAGCCACTGGCATTTGGCCTCCGATTTCAAGGCCTGAACTAAGAAATTCCCAGCCCGAGATTGACCTGACTCGTGGATGA